From the Desulfarculaceae bacterium genome, one window contains:
- a CDS encoding DUF3987 domain-containing protein yields MHNSAGPRAQLESIGVCPGEIIPDGAIHRSPTEDKPHKRNGAYFCYPDGGGWALNHRTGEEVTWGHTSSQPLSAEERRERAEKAEAARKKREVEQARRHAEAANRASDILAKGKPCQRHPYLASKGVEPCPQLMVGMGGELLMPVLGPDNKAQSLQAITPDGDKKFLSGGKTAGGYFPIKGRKDGPLHICEGLSTSLSVHEATGGTVLVACNAGNLEAVARMARERYPGRPIIICGDDDHATPGNPGRTKAEAAARAVGGKVALPVFREPGVGTDFNDLHQAEGLETVKAQVEAAQPPRAEPATSPGWPELVPFGTHNAPPLPVEGLSAWAREFVLAAAEQIQVAPCLVLANVFGAVSACAARRFWVQVHEGYTEPVNLYLLVPAPPAERKSAAQAACLSPLFQWERDRAESMRDEIRAAASRRKSQEAIISGLRGKLAKAKTEDRAALMAEVEELELGLEEAPRPPRLVADDVTAEALASLMANNGERMAVISAEGGLFDTLGGRYQNGVPNLDLILKAHPGEPVRVDRKSGQPVMMQAPALTICISPQPDVLASLPSKPGFRGRGLLARFAYILPESRLGRRKPQGQPVPEQVSRAYAAALGDLLDLDPGPEGEPLEHCLQLQPAAHTAWAEFSGAIEAELVDGGRFENVRDWAGKLPGLAARLAGLLHVMEHLAEAPAHAISGQTMEAALELAGALAGHALAAFGVMGTDQDQEAAKKVLAWLKCEGVDRFTARDAHRAVRGSYPKAEQIRRGLEILEDRAFIWREVPPEKRGPGRAPSPTYVVNPKLWEAGS; encoded by the coding sequence ATGCATAATTCCGCGGGGCCCCGGGCCCAGCTTGAGTCGATCGGGGTATGCCCCGGGGAGATCATCCCCGACGGCGCAATCCATCGCAGCCCGACCGAGGATAAGCCCCATAAGCGAAATGGAGCCTACTTTTGTTATCCCGATGGGGGTGGATGGGCCTTAAACCATCGCACGGGCGAAGAGGTTACTTGGGGCCACACCAGCAGTCAGCCCCTGAGCGCCGAGGAACGCCGCGAACGGGCCGAGAAGGCCGAGGCAGCCCGCAAGAAGCGCGAAGTCGAGCAGGCCCGCCGCCATGCCGAGGCGGCGAACCGCGCCAGCGACATCCTGGCCAAGGGCAAACCCTGCCAGCGTCACCCCTACCTGGCGAGCAAGGGCGTCGAGCCCTGCCCGCAGCTCATGGTAGGCATGGGCGGCGAGCTACTGATGCCCGTGCTGGGACCAGACAATAAAGCCCAATCTCTTCAGGCGATCACGCCAGACGGCGACAAAAAGTTCCTCAGCGGCGGAAAGACGGCAGGCGGGTACTTTCCAATTAAGGGCCGCAAGGATGGTCCCCTGCACATATGCGAAGGGCTGAGCACTAGTCTTTCTGTGCATGAGGCCACAGGAGGCACGGTGCTGGTGGCCTGCAATGCCGGCAACCTGGAGGCCGTGGCCCGCATGGCGAGGGAGAGGTATCCCGGCCGGCCCATCATCATCTGCGGCGATGATGACCACGCCACGCCTGGCAACCCCGGCCGGACCAAGGCCGAAGCCGCCGCCCGGGCGGTTGGTGGCAAGGTGGCCCTGCCAGTGTTCCGAGAACCGGGCGTAGGGACCGACTTCAACGACCTGCACCAGGCGGAAGGATTGGAAACCGTCAAAGCGCAGGTGGAAGCCGCCCAGCCGCCGAGAGCCGAACCGGCCACCTCCCCCGGTTGGCCCGAGCTAGTGCCCTTCGGGACGCACAACGCGCCCCCGCTGCCCGTGGAAGGTCTGTCGGCCTGGGCGCGGGAATTCGTCTTAGCTGCGGCTGAGCAAATCCAGGTGGCCCCCTGCTTGGTCCTGGCCAACGTCTTTGGCGCGGTGTCCGCTTGTGCGGCCCGCCGCTTCTGGGTGCAGGTGCACGAGGGCTACACGGAGCCGGTAAACCTTTACCTTTTGGTTCCGGCCCCGCCGGCTGAACGCAAGAGCGCGGCCCAGGCCGCCTGCCTGTCCCCCCTGTTCCAGTGGGAGCGCGACCGGGCCGAGTCCATGCGGGACGAAATCAGGGCCGCCGCCAGCCGACGCAAAAGCCAGGAGGCCATAATCTCGGGGTTGCGGGGCAAGCTGGCCAAGGCCAAGACTGAAGATCGCGCCGCACTCATGGCCGAGGTGGAGGAGCTGGAGCTGGGGCTCGAAGAAGCGCCCCGGCCGCCACGCCTTGTGGCTGATGACGTGACCGCCGAAGCCCTTGCGTCCCTGATGGCCAACAACGGCGAGCGCATGGCCGTGATAAGTGCAGAGGGTGGACTGTTTGACACGCTCGGGGGCCGCTATCAGAATGGCGTGCCCAACCTGGACTTGATCCTCAAGGCGCACCCCGGTGAGCCGGTGCGGGTGGACCGCAAGAGCGGCCAGCCGGTGATGATGCAGGCCCCGGCCCTGACCATCTGTATCAGCCCTCAACCCGACGTGCTGGCCAGTCTGCCGAGCAAGCCCGGTTTCCGGGGCCGAGGTCTCCTGGCCCGCTTTGCATATATTTTGCCGGAGAGCCGCCTGGGCCGCCGCAAGCCCCAGGGCCAGCCCGTGCCTGAGCAGGTGAGCCGCGCCTATGCGGCGGCCCTGGGTGATCTCTTGGACTTGGACCCCGGCCCGGAGGGCGAACCCCTGGAGCATTGCCTGCAGCTGCAGCCAGCCGCCCATACTGCCTGGGCTGAGTTCTCCGGCGCCATCGAAGCCGAGCTCGTGGACGGTGGCCGCTTTGAGAACGTGCGTGACTGGGCAGGCAAGCTGCCCGGCTTGGCCGCCCGCCTGGCTGGACTCCTGCACGTCATGGAGCACTTGGCCGAGGCTCCCGCCCACGCCATATCCGGGCAGACCATGGAGGCCGCCCTGGAGTTGGCCGGGGCCCTGGCGGGCCATGCCCTGGCCGCCTTCGGGGTCATGGGGACGGACCAAGACCAAGAAGCCGCCAAGAAGGTGCTGGCCTGGTTGAAGTGTGAAGGCGTGGACAGGTTCACGGCACGCGATGCACACCGGGCCGTGCGGGGTTCATACCCTAAGGCCGAGCAAATCCGCCGGGGATTGGAAATCCTGGAAGATAGGGCCTTCATTTGGCGGGAGGTGCCGCCAGAGAAACGGGGACCAGGCAGAGCCCCAAGCCCCACCTACGTGGTCAACCCCAAGCTGTGGGAGGCCGGATCATGA
- a CDS encoding PAS domain S-box protein produces MKKPTRGQTEPQELRRMAEGRLQASPTDDSELRPENFPSILQELRVHQVELEIQNEELRRTREELEESRDQYFDLYDQAPVGYLTTDAKGRILQANLTASSMLGLPRGNLVGQSLYLFAARDHHTAMLDLLNLGAEDRGKQTLAIEMIRKDGSRFHAQLESAPQLDNDDLPMQFRMAIVDVTERKRTEYQLSQSEERYRRLVETMPDGVFTLLPDGAIASLNPAFEKITGFNRADWLGRSFWDLLHPDDLGMAKKLIKTALAGKGRIAEETRILSSAGDYLIVYFIVEPEFEFGKVTGVWAMGRDITKRKKAEWALRNSRDTLEAEVQKRTLELSQANRSLQEGLEKRKKDAAELREQKIDLEFKTAELEEANTALRVLMRRGEEDKKELENAITQQTHRLLVPRLQGLLESGLDQNQQKVVQLLISQLRQITSSFAQRLNSPKFGLTPREIQVAMMIREGLATKEIAEVLKVSGDTVATYRHSIRRKIGILGKKISLNAHLSQLS; encoded by the coding sequence ATGAAAAAGCCCACTCGGGGCCAAACCGAACCACAAGAATTGCGCCGGATGGCTGAGGGTCGCTTGCAAGCAAGTCCTACTGACGACTCCGAACTGCGCCCGGAAAACTTTCCCTCTATCCTTCAGGAGCTGCGAGTTCATCAGGTAGAACTGGAGATCCAGAATGAGGAACTGCGACGCACCCGGGAGGAGCTTGAGGAATCGCGGGACCAGTATTTCGATCTTTATGACCAGGCTCCGGTAGGCTATCTAACCACGGACGCCAAGGGGAGAATCCTCCAAGCCAACCTGACTGCGTCCAGCATGCTGGGCCTGCCTCGCGGAAACCTGGTGGGGCAAAGCCTCTATCTCTTCGCGGCCCGGGACCACCACACGGCTATGCTTGATCTCCTGAATTTAGGGGCAGAAGACAGGGGCAAGCAGACCCTGGCCATCGAAATGATCCGAAAAGACGGCTCCCGATTCCACGCCCAGTTGGAAAGCGCGCCACAACTGGATAATGACGATCTCCCCATGCAATTCAGAATGGCGATTGTCGATGTAACCGAGCGCAAGCGAACTGAATACCAACTAAGCCAGAGCGAAGAGCGTTACCGCCGCCTAGTAGAGACCATGCCGGACGGGGTCTTCACCCTTTTGCCGGATGGGGCGATTGCTTCTCTAAACCCGGCCTTTGAAAAAATCACTGGTTTTAACAGGGCTGATTGGCTGGGGCGCAGTTTTTGGGACTTGCTTCACCCCGACGATTTGGGCATGGCCAAGAAGCTGATAAAGACCGCCCTGGCTGGGAAAGGAAGAATAGCCGAGGAAACAAGAATTTTATCGAGCGCCGGCGACTACTTGATTGTTTATTTCATTGTAGAGCCTGAGTTTGAGTTTGGCAAAGTTACCGGCGTCTGGGCAATGGGACGCGACATCACCAAACGCAAGAAGGCCGAGTGGGCATTACGCAACTCACGCGACACCCTTGAAGCCGAGGTGCAGAAAAGGACCCTGGAATTGTCCCAAGCCAACCGGTCCCTGCAAGAAGGATTGGAAAAGCGCAAGAAGGATGCTGCGGAGTTGCGCGAACAGAAGATCGACCTGGAATTCAAAACTGCGGAATTGGAAGAGGCAAACACCGCCTTGCGGGTTTTGATGCGCCGAGGCGAAGAAGACAAGAAAGAGTTGGAAAACGCCATTACCCAGCAAACCCACAGGCTCCTTGTTCCTCGCCTGCAGGGGCTGCTGGAATCTGGGCTCGATCAGAACCAACAAAAAGTGGTGCAGTTGTTGATATCTCAGCTGAGGCAGATCACCTCTTCTTTTGCCCAGCGGTTGAACTCCCCCAAATTCGGTCTCACGCCTAGAGAGATCCAGGTAGCCATGATGATTCGCGAGGGTTTGGCAACCAAGGAAATCGCCGAGGTATTGAAAGTCTCTGGAGACACAGTTGCAACCTATCGGCATAGTATACGCCGCAAGATTGGTATATTAGGGAAAAAGATCAGCTTGAACGCCCACCTATCCCAACTCTCATAA
- a CDS encoding helix-turn-helix domain-containing protein produces MCKNPSQTNPPDTPLLLKTSPAADYLGLSRRTLENLRYRGGGPRFIKLGSAVRYRREDLDAWVEAGLQESTASPAGPGPGGA; encoded by the coding sequence ATGTGCAAGAACCCATCGCAGACCAATCCTCCCGACACCCCCCTCCTCTTAAAGACCTCCCCGGCGGCCGACTATCTGGGCCTCTCGCGGCGCACCCTCGAAAACTTGCGGTATCGCGGTGGCGGCCCCCGCTTCATTAAGCTCGGCTCCGCCGTGCGATACCGGCGCGAAGACCTGGACGCCTGGGTCGAGGCCGGCTTGCAGGAGTCCACGGCCTCTCCGGCTGGTCCGGGCCCTGGAGGCGCATAG